ACGATCTGTTATTGAAATGCCTTAAATCCAGAGAAACATAAATGGATGGATCGATCCCCGTTTGGATCAACCCGAGAGGGAATTTTGAACGAACTTTTTGCGAGCGAGAAAGCCTCGTCTTTTTTGAAAGATGTGGAGCTCCCAACCAAAGCCTTTTATTTACCCTTGGGATTTTGACTGAGAAAAGATTATGCGACCGACCTTTAACTTGCAACGGTCTTTTGTTTTAGATATCTCAAACAGACCGGGGAAGTCAAGGATTTTTCTCCGTTAAAGAAATTGCCAGGGATTCCCGGTCTCAGCCGGCCACAACGCTGGCCGGCAGCCTCCGGGTCAGTACGTCCACAGCTTCCTCCACCAGGTCCGCCAGGATTTGGGCCGCCGGTTTGATTTCTTTGATGAGCCCGGAAACCTGGCCCGAGAAAGGCCCCATGAATTCCTTTTTTCGGGCCTTGTTAAACATGTCCGCCAAAGCCGAAGCAAAGATCACCTGGGTCGGGAAAGGCAGCGGGTCCAGTCCGGAAGCCTCCCAAAGGTCGTGGAACCGGTTGTAAATGGCCCGGGAGGTCTTGCCGGTGTAGAGGTACGTCCGCCGGGTATCTTCATCGGTGGCTTCGAGTATGGTCTCTTTCTGGACGTCCAAGGCCCCGCCTTCCTTCGAGGCCAGAAACCGGGTGCCCACCCAGACGCCCACGCAGCCGACGGCCAGGGCCGCGGCTATGCCCCGGCCGTCTCCGACACCGCCGGCGGCCAGGACCGGTGTGGGCGCGGCCGCATCGACGGACTGGGGCCATAAGGCCATGGAGCCGATCCGTCCGGTGTGACCGCCGCCCTCGTATCCCTGGGCCACCACTAGGTCGACGCCGGACTGGGCGATCCTCCGGACGTTTTTGGTATTTCCGGCAATGCCCAGGACCTTCATGCCGGCGGCATGGGCCTCCGGAACCATAAAACCGGGATTCCCCAGACCGGAACAGAAGAGGGGAACGCCTTCCTCGATGCAGACCTTAACGGAGGCATGGGGTCGGTAGACGGTGGAGTCGATCCTGGCCAGGGCTTCGATCTCCGGGAGCTTCAGGTCCTCCTTGACCTTCATGATCCAGTCATAATGGGCTTTGGGCAGGGACTTGATCAACTCGGCCAGGGGGATCTCCTGGGGCCCCTTCTGGACCTGATCGCCGGCCTCGACGATTTGGCTGGGAAGCAGTAAATCCACGCCAAAGGGCTTATCCGTCAATTTCTTAATGGCCCGGATCTCGTTGCGCATTTCCTCCACCGTGAAACCGGAGGCGCCCAGCACACCCAGCCCGCCGGCTTCGGAAACGGCCACGACCAGTTCTTTCGGGGTCCCCGTTTTTTCGCCCACCAGGCTAGGTCCCATACCGGCACAGAGAATCGGATATTCAATACCCAAAATGTCACAGAGTTTCGTCCTCAAAATCCTTTTGCCCATTTCAGTCCTCCTTATGGTTGGTTGCGCTTTACCCCGTTTTTAAATTAGGACGCCGATTTTCGCCGATTCCCGGAGATCCCTATTCTTTTTGGATTTTGGATTTCGGATTTTGGAATGGGTTTAAATCCGCAATCCGCATTCTGCAATCCGCATTCAGAGTAATCTGCATGATCGGCTCTCTGCCGATCCGAGTCGATCTGCGTCCAAAAAAGAAATTCCTCTAATATCGAGTTATGGCCTTTATTCTTTTCAATCCTTCTCCGTTGCCATTGACTGACCAATCAATCATATCGGTTTTTTGAAAATAGGAGCAAAATCTAAAAATGTCAATTAAAAATTTCGTCCAATCAGTTCTGGCCTGTAGGACTCGTCGGCCAGGAATATCGGGGCCGAGGGTAAAGGAGATCACAGGCATTATCGGGAAAAGAATCCCCCAATACTTTCAAAGACATTGAGACCCTAACAGAAGACTTTTATAAGGACTTAGAAGATTCGGAGATTCGCGCCTCGCGCCTCATGCATTTTGCCTTTCTTCTTCTCACTACTCCGAACTCTTCACTCCGAACTTAATTACCCCCTTTGAGCTTCAGCTTGTGGGGAATTTACGAAATAAATTTCCTTGCTGGTAAAAAGGCCAAAATGATTTCCCGCTTGGCC
This Deltaproteobacteria bacterium DNA region includes the following protein-coding sequences:
- a CDS encoding nitronate monooxygenase; this encodes MGKRILRTKLCDILGIEYPILCAGMGPSLVGEKTGTPKELVVAVSEAGGLGVLGASGFTVEEMRNEIRAIKKLTDKPFGVDLLLPSQIVEAGDQVQKGPQEIPLAELIKSLPKAHYDWIMKVKEDLKLPEIEALARIDSTVYRPHASVKVCIEEGVPLFCSGLGNPGFMVPEAHAAGMKVLGIAGNTKNVRRIAQSGVDLVVAQGYEGGGHTGRIGSMALWPQSVDAAAPTPVLAAGGVGDGRGIAAALAVGCVGVWVGTRFLASKEGGALDVQKETILEATDEDTRRTYLYTGKTSRAIYNRFHDLWEASGLDPLPFPTQVIFASALADMFNKARKKEFMGPFSGQVSGLIKEIKPAAQILADLVEEAVDVLTRRLPASVVAG